CGATCTTGACGATGCGGATGAAGTCTACGAGGGACAACTTCGCATCGAGGACATAAGAGCCGTCAGGCTCCTGCCGATAGAGACGGTCATCATCGTCGTACTCGTCGGAGATCTCGCCGACGATCTCTTCGAGGAGGTCTTCCATCGTCACGAGACCGGAAGTGCCGCCAAACTCATCGACGACTATACCCACGTGAATCTTCTGCTCACGGAAGTCTTCGAGGAGACGATCGACCCTCTTGGAGTCAGGCACATAAAAGACCGGACGAAGGAGACTCTGCCAGTGGAACTCATCACCCTCCGAGAGGTGTGGCAAGAGGTCTTTGATATAGAGGATCCCCTTCATGTCGTCGATACGGTCGTCGTAGACAGGGATGCGTGAGTACCCCTTGTCGATGACGAAACGGAGGACTTCGCTATAAGGGGTATGATATTCGAGTGCCACGATGTCGACACGTGGGGTCATGACTTCGGATGCTGTCTTGCTGTAAAACTTTACAATCTCGTTGAGCAACCCCTGCTCTTCGCTCGTCTCGGTGGTGAGCTGTATCGCCTTGGAAAGCTCATCGGCAGAGAGATCATAGGTCTTGCGGCGCATTGACTTGGTGAGACGACTGCCGAGGAAGACGAGAGGCTTGGAGATGGGGGTGAAGAGGACTTGCACCTTGCTCATGGAAGAGGCCGCAAAACGTGAGAACTGCAACGACTTGTTCTGACAGTAGATTTTTGGGAGTATTTCGCCAAAAAGGAGGAGCAAGAAGGTGAGCAAGACGACCTGCACGATGAAGCCCAGAATGGGGGCTGAGGAAAAGTCAAGGGTGTCGCTGACGATGTAGTTCGAAAGCATGACGATGGCGACATTGACCATGTTGTTGCCGACGAGGATAGTGCCGAGGAGGCGTTCGGAGTCGGCGAGGAGTTCTTGGATGATGGTGTCTCTCTTGTCCTTGCTGTTGCGTATCTCATCGAGATCGGCAGGAGAGAGAGAGAAGAAGGCGACTTCGGAGCCCGACATATATGCCGAAAGCATCAGTAGGATGACTACCACAATGAGTGCCAGACCTGTAGCCCAAGTCAGAGGAGTTACCGTAATGTCTGCAAATAGTTGCTGTAAATAACCGTCAATGTCCACGTATTTTCTTCGTTATCTGTTTTTATGTGTGTCGACCCTGCACAAAACCGAGGTCTCAGAAAGGCAGGTCGGGGTCTTTCCCTTTGATCATGTCCGTGTACTTCTTGTACTTATCTCCGGCATCCTCAGGAGAGAGCGTGGTGACACCGGTCTCCATCGTCGTGCTGTCGTGCTGTCGGTCTCGACCGAGGAGCTCGACCTTGTCGGCGATGATCTCCGTCGTGCGCTGCGAACGCCCCTGCCTGTCGGTGAAGTCACGGTAGTGTATGCGACCTTCGACAAAGAGGTATGCTCCCTTTCGTACATACTTCTCCACAAACATCGCCGTGTACTTGAATGTCGTAATCTGATGCCAATCCGTCGTCGGTGGCACCTCTTCGCCGTTGGGCTTGACATACCCACGCTCGTTGGTGGCGAGAGAAAATGTGGCGACACAACTCTCCCGATCGAAGTACTTTACCTCCGGATCTTTACCTACGTTGCCTATGAGTATGACTTTGTTGTACGACATAATTATACAAAGTCAAAGATACATATTTTTTGTCACAGGTATCAGATATAAAGAGTTTTGAGTGGGAATATACGCTGTTGTGTAGGACTTGCATTCGAGTCAAAGTTTGAAAAGATTTTCTCACAGCTATGAGCTATGGGTTAAGTTAAAAGACTTATATTTGTCATAGAGAGGGGGGCTGTAGCACTCCTAAATATGGGAGCTCGACTTTCTCACATCCAACGACATATTCCTTGTTTCTTCCCAAAATAAATACACCATCGTGGCACTACCCATCAACATAGAAGATCTGCTCAACAAGCAACGAATAGAAAGCAATCGAATAGAATTTAAGAGAGGTTGGAACCCCTCAAAAATCTATCGGAGCATTTGTGCTTTTGCTAACGACTTCGACAATATCGGAGGAGGTTATATTCTTGTTGGCGTGGAGGAGGAGCATGGAAGAGCCAAACGTCCGGTATTGGGCATTCCAGAAGATAATATAGATAAGATTCAACAAGAGATGGTAAGCTTCAATAATAAGATCGATCCTTACTATCAACCTCGAATTTCGGTGGAAGAAGTCGACGGAAAAAGCATACTCGCTATTTGGGTACCTTCAGGATTGGATCGTCCTTACAAGGTGCCGGACGAAGTCAAATCAAAGAATGCCAAATATCATTGGTATATCCGATATGGAACGAACACCATCGAGGCTAAAGGTGAAGCCTTAGACGAATTGCGAGAAATGGCCAATAAAGTGCCGTTTGATGATCGAGGCAATGAAAACATCTCGATCAACGACCTCTCTCCGATATTGATTCAAGAGTACTTGAAAAAGGTGAGAAGTAAACTGTTAGAAGAGTTTGGTCATCTTCCATTAGAGTCAGTCCTCGAACACCTGGATCTCTTTGTCGGTCCCAAAGAGAGACGAATGATAAAAAATGTCGCTGCAATGATGTTTTGTGAAGAGAATTATCACTTCTTTCCCTATACACAAGTAGATATTGTCCTCTTTCCAAACGGAAGTATAAACAATCCCAACAATATGATAGAAGTTCCTCGTATTGTAGGGACTGTACCACAAATGATACAAGCGACATTGAGTTATCTGAGAACCAATGTCATAAAAGAAAAGATAATCAAGGTCAAAGATAAGGCTGAGGCAATTAAGTTTTTCAACTATCCTTATCAAGCCTTAGAGGAAGCTGTGGTAAATGCTCTCTATCATCGAGATTATCAAGTACGTGAACCTGTAGAAATCACTATAGAGCCACATGAAATCAGGATTCTAAGCTTTTCAGGACCGGATCGCTCCATCAGCCTTGAAGAAATCCAAAAAGCTCAACGTCTCAGAGTACGCAGATACCGCAACAGGCGTTTGGGAGATTACCTAAAGGAGCTAAACTTATCGGAAGGTAGATCTACAGGGATTCCTACCATACAAAATGAGTTGCGCCGTAATGGTTCACCAACTGCAAAAATAGAGACAGATGAGACCAGGACATACTTCTTGATCACAATTCCATGTCATCCTACTTTCATAGATGATAGAATAGATGATAGAATAGATGATAGAATAGATGATAGAATAGATGATAGAATAGATGATATTTTAGGACATAATCTCAAGTCTGTAAGACAAAGAAAGGTCATACTTTTGTTGATAAAGTTCCCCCAAATCTCTTCTGAACAGTTGGCAAATCGTTTGGAAGTCTCTACTGCTACAATCTCACGGGATCTCAAAGCCCTTACCGACAAAGGACTTATCAGCCGAATAGGAGGAAGAAAAGTGGGACAATGGGAAGTAGCCCTACCTTCAAATAGGGAAGAAGATAATATGCTGATTCCAAATGACGATAAATAAAGAATTGAGTGTCTCGTGCTAATTCTTCGTAACTTAGGGGTACGCATACACAATAAGTACACAACACTATATGATCGAATATTTGAGAGGCACCTGCGTGCAGCGCACTCCGACTTCGGCCGTCATCGATGTCCATGGCGTGGGGTACGAAGTCTTCATCACCCTCAACACCTACAACCACCTCGATGAGGGGCAAGGAGAGGTCAAACTCTTTGTACACGAGGTCATCCGTGAGGATACACACGACCTTTATGGCTTTGCCGAAGAGATCGAACGCCGCCTCTTCCGTATGCTCATCACGGTCAACAGCGTGGGGGCAAGTACAGCACAAGTGATGCTGTCGACGTTCACACCGACGGATCTGGCGAAAAAGATCGCCAACGGTGACGAGGAGTCCCTCAAAGCAATCAAAGGCATCGGGGTGAAGACGGCTCAACGTATCATCGTGGATCTGAAGAAGAAGATAGCCAAGGAGATGGCCGAACAGCTCCATGCGACACCCGAAGAGACCCTTATCGAGACTTCGGGCACGGACAAGGAGGTCATCGAGGAGGGAGTCAAGGCCTTTGTCGCCCTCGGTTATCCTGCCGCAGCAGCACGTAAGGTGGCGGTGAAGATTGCCAAGGCTTATCCCGGAGTGTCCATCAACGATATGGTACGTATGGGCTTGAGGATGTTCTGATCCTCGGGTCCCTACCCAGCCTTAGAGCGATAGCGAGGTATGCGACGGTGGCTCTTCATCCTCTCCTGTCTCTGCCCATTGATGATGTGGGGGCAGGTAAGATACCCCCAGGACTCTATCGCTTATGATCCTCGTGGAGGACTTTATCTGCGTTATGTACGAGCGGAGGAGGGTGCCCCGATGCGCCTGAGACAGGCCTTCACGCCGAAAGAGTATGTCGAGTGGAGACAGGCCGAGCTACGCCGTCGTTATGCCTTGGGACACAAGGGAGACAGCATCCCTCTGCCATCCTTTTTGGCAAAGGACACGATACCAAGACTCAAACCGAAGCTGAAATTTGACCTCATCGGGGACATCGTGCTCTCGGTGGGGAACAAGGTCATATCGGATGACAATCCGGCCGTGCCTGAGTCCCTCCGAAAGAGGAGTTATGTCGACTTCAAGCAGTCGGTCAATGTGCGTGCCACCGCGACCTATGGCGATCACCTCAAGATGGATGTCGGATACAATACCGAGAGCAGTCTGTGGGGAGAGTCGCGCCGCCTCAACCTCTCTTACAAAGGTGAGCGACACGATGCGATCAAGGGACTGGAAGTGGGAGACATCTCGTTCGTCTCGGCCAATCCGCTGATACAGGGGCTGTCACCTCTCTTTGGGATAAAGGGAGAGATGGACCTTGGAGCATTGAACATCAAGACGTTTGTCTCCAAACGTGAGGGAGCAAGTCGTCGCATGACGGTGAGAGGCGGACGACAAGTGCGCCCCTTCGAGATCCGAGGCTCTGAGTATGATAGAGCACGACACTTCTTCTTGTCTGAGTTTTTCGCACGTCGATACGACGAAGCTCTCAGTCTCTTACCGCTTGTGTCATCCGACCTCTACATCGAACGGATACAAGTCTGGGTCACCGCCCGTGCCAATGAGCGTTCGGCTCAAGTCATCGAACAAGTCGGGGCTCTGGCTTCACTGAGTACCGCACCGAGACCATCCGACAATCAAGACGACAAGCATTACACCACCCTTTCGAGCCAACCCCTTTCGGCATGGAAAGCAGCCGCTTCGGGCACTTCGGACATCGAGGTGATGGAGGGTGCACGTCGTCTGCCTGAAGGAGCGTACAAAGTCAACAGGCAACTGGGCTACCTCTCGCTCAACACACCTCTCTCGGATAACGAGGCTCTGGCGGTGAGCTACGAATACACATACCAAGGGAGGCGTTACCGTGTGGGAGACTTTGCAGGGGACGACACTCCGTCGGACCTCATCCCTGCGGCACTGATAGCCACGAGAGCCAAAGAGCCGACATCACCGGTGTGGGATCTGATGATGAAGAATGCTTATGCCCTGCCGGGCGGCGGTCGTGGGCTGACGAGAGAAGATCTCAAGGTGGATGTACTTTACAAGGACTTCTCAGCCAATACCGAGCGTCGCAACATCACTCAAGGGTCCTTTGCCGGTCGATCGTGGTCGGAGCTCTTCGGGTGGGACAAGAGCGACGGTCAGGGCAGTGGGACGGCAGACGGGCGGTTTGATTTCGTTCCCGATGTCACGGTGGATACAGCTTTCGGGGTGCTCTTCCTGCCTTCCCGAAGACCGCTTGAGACCGTGATCCGTCGAGCCAATGGCGGTGCCTCGTACTATCCCACTTATGAGCAGTTGTACGACACGACTCAGATCGTTGCCCGACGCCTGACAGACATAGACCTCTTCAGTTTCAAGGGCGAATACTCTTCCGATGCACGGACGACCATCTTCCTCGGAGGGAGCGACATCGTCCCGGGCAGTGTCACGCTCACCACTCGGGGGCGACAACTCCAGGAGGGGGCGGACTTCTCGATCAATTATGCTTCGGGCGAACTGACCTTACTCCCCTCGGCAGCGATCTCCGAGTCCGAGGAGATAGAGGTCGTCATCGAAGAGCGTGACCGATCCTCCCGCAGAGACAAGACCCTCATGGGTATCGAGGCTACTTATGCGCTGTCGCCTTACCTCTCCGTGGGAGCGACAGCACTGGACTATCGGGAGCGAGGGATACGTAGGCGGATACGATGGGGCGAAGAGCCGATACACAACAGGATGTGGGGGTTGCATCTGGATTATGGGATGACATCGGCGCGTTGGACAGAGTGGCTCAACACCCTCCCCATGCTCGAACTTGACGAACCCTCGTCTCTGAACATTCGCACAGCCTTTGCAAAGCTCGATATGGCAAACAAAGAGGATCAGGATATTGTCGTGGAGGATTTCGAACAAAGTACCACGACCTACGATCTCCTCGATCCATGGGCGTGGCGACTGTCCTCACCTCCTTCAGGGACAGACACTCCTCTTGACGGCGACCACAGGGCACTCTTGGCTTGGTACAGCATCGACCCTCGTCTGGTGCGTGAAGATCTCGGCAACATCATGCCCGACCACCTTCGCCGAAACAAAGCTCAGAGACAAGGGCTGTTTGTCAGAGAAGTCCCCTACATCGAGCTCTTCCCTTCATCGGATCAC
This is a stretch of genomic DNA from Porphyromonas cangingivalis. It encodes these proteins:
- the gldE gene encoding gliding motility-associated protein GldE — translated: MDIDGYLQQLFADITVTPLTWATGLALIVVVILLMLSAYMSGSEVAFFSLSPADLDEIRNSKDKRDTIIQELLADSERLLGTILVGNNMVNVAIVMLSNYIVSDTLDFSSAPILGFIVQVVLLTFLLLLFGEILPKIYCQNKSLQFSRFAASSMSKVQVLFTPISKPLVFLGSRLTKSMRRKTYDLSADELSKAIQLTTETSEEQGLLNEIVKFYSKTASEVMTPRVDIVALEYHTPYSEVLRFVIDKGYSRIPVYDDRIDDMKGILYIKDLLPHLSEGDEFHWQSLLRPVFYVPDSKRVDRLLEDFREQKIHVGIVVDEFGGTSGLVTMEDLLEEIVGEISDEYDDDDRLYRQEPDGSYVLDAKLSLVDFIRIVKIEESPMIEEMKEEVDTIGGLLLEIKGEFPIVGEEIVVDEHRFIILEMGRRRISMVKFIKRPEPDQEGGTHS
- a CDS encoding single-stranded DNA-binding protein, with amino-acid sequence MSYNKVILIGNVGKDPEVKYFDRESCVATFSLATNERGYVKPNGEEVPPTTDWHQITTFKYTAMFVEKYVRKGAYLFVEGRIHYRDFTDRQGRSQRTTEIIADKVELLGRDRQHDSTTMETGVTTLSPEDAGDKYKKYTDMIKGKDPDLPF
- a CDS encoding RNA-binding domain-containing protein, which codes for MALPINIEDLLNKQRIESNRIEFKRGWNPSKIYRSICAFANDFDNIGGGYILVGVEEEHGRAKRPVLGIPEDNIDKIQQEMVSFNNKIDPYYQPRISVEEVDGKSILAIWVPSGLDRPYKVPDEVKSKNAKYHWYIRYGTNTIEAKGEALDELREMANKVPFDDRGNENISINDLSPILIQEYLKKVRSKLLEEFGHLPLESVLEHLDLFVGPKERRMIKNVAAMMFCEENYHFFPYTQVDIVLFPNGSINNPNNMIEVPRIVGTVPQMIQATLSYLRTNVIKEKIIKVKDKAEAIKFFNYPYQALEEAVVNALYHRDYQVREPVEITIEPHEIRILSFSGPDRSISLEEIQKAQRLRVRRYRNRRLGDYLKELNLSEGRSTGIPTIQNELRRNGSPTAKIETDETRTYFLITIPCHPTFIDDRIDDRIDDRIDDRIDDRIDDILGHNLKSVRQRKVILLLIKFPQISSEQLANRLEVSTATISRDLKALTDKGLISRIGGRKVGQWEVALPSNREEDNMLIPNDDK
- the ruvA gene encoding Holliday junction branch migration protein RuvA; this encodes MIEYLRGTCVQRTPTSAVIDVHGVGYEVFITLNTYNHLDEGQGEVKLFVHEVIREDTHDLYGFAEEIERRLFRMLITVNSVGASTAQVMLSTFTPTDLAKKIANGDEESLKAIKGIGVKTAQRIIVDLKKKIAKEMAEQLHATPEETLIETSGTDKEVIEEGVKAFVALGYPAAAARKVAVKIAKAYPGVSINDMVRMGLRMF